One genomic window of Cololabis saira isolate AMF1-May2022 chromosome 3, fColSai1.1, whole genome shotgun sequence includes the following:
- the LOC133440690 gene encoding zinc finger protein 585A-like, whose translation MRRHGDHEDAAVPSDSNCKSKLIRTHTGKKVFSCSTCRKEFSKSCNLMDHMKIHTGERLYLCNTCDKTFTYLSYLKRHITTHTGEKPYICKTCGKSYRLHSHLVIHSKTHMDEKPYICKTCGKSYKQRCHLVVHSRTHTGERPHVCSTCSKTFTISSDLKRHITTHTGEKPYICKTCGKSYRLRSHLLVHSRIHTGEKPYLCNTCGKTFTQLSALKSHITTHTGEKPYMCKTCGKSYTERCHLVVHSRIHTGERPYLCNICGKTFTRSSNLKSHITTHTGEKPYICKTCGNSYKQRFNLVVHSRTHTGERPHVCSTCSKTFTNLSDLKRHITTHTGEKPYICKTCGKSYKQHYSLVFHSRTHTGEKLYLCKTCNKGFGRRIDLLSHMKNHPMDHMKIHTGERPYLCNTCGKSFRKSSMLKKHKMIHKGEKLYICKTCGKSYTQRSTLVIHSRTHTGERPYPCNTCSKTFTNLWDLRRHITTHTGEKPYICKTCGKSYRQDSHLLVHSRIHTGERRYLCNIGGKSFINSSHLKRHITTHTGEKPYICKTCGKSYTERYNLVVHSRTHSGERPYLCNTCSK comes from the exons atgagacgacacggtgaccacgaagatgctgctgtcccgtcagacagcaactgtaaatcaaagctgatcaggacccacacggggaagaaggtattttcttgcagcacttgcaggaaagagttcagtaaaagttgtaatttaatggatcacatgaagatccacactggcgaaaggctgtacctgtgcaacacctgcgacaaaacctttacttatttatcATATCTTAAACGGCatataaccacgcacacgggcgagaagccctacatctgcaaaacatgtggaaaaagttacaggctacatTCCCATCTGGTGATTCACTCGAAGACCCACATGgacgagaagccctacatctgcaaaacatgtggaaagagttacaAGCAACGTTGccacctggtggttcactcaaggacccacaccggcgaaaggccgcacgtgtgcagcacctgcagcaaaacctttactattTCATcggatcttaaacgccacataaccacgcacaccggcgagaagccctacatctgcaaaacatgtggaaaaagttacaggctacgttcccacctgctggttcactcgaggatccacacgggcgagaagccgtacctgtgcaacacctgcggaaaaacctttactcagTTATCagctcttaaaagccacataaccacgcacacgggcgagaagccctacatgtgcaaaacatgtggtaaaagttacacagaacgttgccacctggtggttcactcgaggatccacaccggcgaaaggccgtacctgtgcaacatctgcggaaaaacctttactagatcatcaaatcttaaaagccacataaccacgcacacgggcgagaagccctacatctgcaaaacatgtggaaacagtTACAAGCAACGTTTcaacctggtggttcactcgaggacccacaccggcgaaaggccgcacgtgtgcagcacctgcagcaaaaccttcACTAATTTATcggatcttaaacgccacataaccacgcacacgggcgagaagccctacatctgcaaaacatgtggaaagagttacaAGCAACATTACAGCTTGGTgtttcactcgaggacccacacgggcgagaagctatatttgtgcaagacgtgcaacaaaggttttggccgcagaattgatttgctgagtcacatgaaaaatcacccg atggatcacatgaagatccacactggcgaaaggccgtacctgtgcaacacctgcggaaaatcgtttagAAAATCATCAATGCTCAAGAAGCATAAAATGATCCACAAGGGCGAGAAGCTCtatatctgcaaaacatgtggaaagagttacaCGCAACGTTCCaccctggtgattcactcgaggacccacaccggtgaaaggccgtacccgtgcaacacctgcagcaaaacctttactaatttATGGGATCTTagacgccacataaccacgcacacgggtgagaagccctacatctgcaaaacatgtggaaagagttacaGGCAAGATTCCCACCtgctggttcactcgaggatccacaccggcgaaaggcgGTACCTGTGTAACATCGGCGGAAAATCGTTTATAAACtcatcacatcttaaacgccacataaccacgcacacgggcgagaagccctacatctgcaaaacatgtggaaaaagttacacagaacgttacaacctggtggttcactcgaggacccactccggcgaaaggccgtacctgtgcaacacctgcagtaaa